Proteins from one Methanococcus maripaludis C5 genomic window:
- a CDS encoding EamA family transporter, producing MYYLSMIIVVLASILYHICQKSISSGANPYVSLMITYLVSIISTVVAIFILNGKIDIIESVKNLNWASYVLGISIVFLELGFLLVYRAGWNVSVAALTAYVAVAVLLIPTGVLLFKENISFLKVLGISFCILGLILINK from the coding sequence ATGTACTATCTCTCAATGATTATCGTAGTTTTAGCAAGTATACTCTACCACATCTGCCAAAAATCAATTTCAAGCGGTGCAAACCCGTATGTTTCACTTATGATTACGTACCTCGTTTCGATAATTTCGACAGTTGTTGCAATTTTTATCCTGAATGGAAAAATTGATATCATAGAATCTGTCAAAAATCTAAACTGGGCAAGCTACGTACTTGGCATTTCTATTGTGTTTTTAGAGCTTGGATTTTTACTTGTTTACCGTGCAGGGTGGAATGTAAGCGTTGCAGCACTTACTGCATATGTTGCAGTTGCAGTTTTGTTGATTCCAACAGGAGTACTTTTATTTAAAGAAAATATCAGTTTTTTAAAAGTTTTAGGAATTTCATTTTGTATATTGGGACTAATTTTAATCAATAAATAA
- a CDS encoding exodeoxyribonuclease VII small subunit: MDNYEELIEKLENIVNSMENDELSLEEAMKNYEEGIKLSNKLYKILNEAEGKIKLLTENGEIDFKDE, encoded by the coding sequence ATGGATAATTATGAAGAATTGATTGAAAAGCTTGAAAATATCGTAAATTCAATGGAAAATGACGAATTATCCCTTGAAGAAGCTATGAAAAACTACGAAGAAGGGATAAAATTAAGTAACAAACTCTATAAGATTTTAAATGAAGCCGAAGGAAAGATAAAACTTCTGACTGAAAACGGCGAAATTGACTTTAAAGACGAATAA
- the xseA gene encoding exodeoxyribonuclease VII large subunit codes for MLQLTLESAFSNTLTVSELNNYVKSTLEEDYLLKRASIKGEISNCTLHKSGHVYFTLKDENSSIDCVMFKPYAKNLNFSPTEGMGVILKGKVSLYAKTGKYQFYCNSMEKDGIGDLFIKFEKLKEKLENEGLFSEKYKQKIPKYPKNIGIITSPTGAAIKDIIKVARNRNSSVNLIIHPAVVQGESAAKTVIAGLSELNKLEKIDLIIIARGGGSMEDLWCFNDESLARAIFESKKPVVTGIGHEIDFTISDFVSDLRAATPSNAAELTVYNEHELKSIIDNFERILKHRIKIEIANRSYELDILYSKIEKNSPKSKIEKQKLHIDRIMTLMNHEIKNRISYELKRFEKSYSLLNAYNPLNVLNKGYSIIQDENEKIISSKNLLKTENDVKITLKDGTVDAHITLKE; via the coding sequence ATGCTTCAATTAACTTTAGAAAGTGCATTTTCAAACACATTAACTGTTTCAGAACTAAATAATTATGTAAAAAGTACTTTAGAAGAAGATTATTTATTGAAACGAGCATCCATTAAAGGAGAAATTTCAAACTGTACTTTGCACAAATCTGGACATGTTTATTTTACATTAAAAGATGAAAATAGCTCAATTGACTGCGTAATGTTTAAACCATACGCCAAAAACTTAAATTTCAGTCCGACTGAAGGAATGGGCGTAATCTTAAAAGGAAAAGTGTCATTATATGCAAAAACCGGAAAATACCAGTTTTACTGTAATTCCATGGAAAAAGATGGGATTGGGGATTTGTTTATAAAATTTGAAAAATTAAAAGAAAAACTTGAAAATGAAGGATTATTTAGTGAAAAATACAAACAAAAAATTCCTAAATATCCAAAAAACATTGGAATAATTACTTCCCCAACCGGGGCTGCCATTAAGGACATTATCAAAGTTGCGAGAAATAGAAACAGTTCTGTTAATTTAATTATCCATCCTGCAGTAGTTCAGGGTGAATCTGCTGCAAAAACAGTTATTGCTGGACTTTCAGAACTAAATAAACTTGAAAAAATTGATTTAATAATTATTGCTCGCGGTGGAGGTTCGATGGAGGACCTATGGTGCTTTAATGATGAATCACTTGCAAGGGCAATTTTTGAATCAAAAAAACCAGTGGTTACAGGAATTGGGCATGAAATTGACTTTACAATTTCCGATTTTGTGAGCGATTTAAGGGCGGCAACACCCTCGAATGCCGCAGAACTTACCGTTTACAATGAACATGAATTAAAATCAATAATAGATAACTTTGAAAGAATACTAAAACACCGTATAAAAATTGAAATTGCAAACAGGTCTTATGAATTAGATATTCTTTATTCAAAAATAGAAAAAAATAGCCCTAAATCCAAAATAGAAAAGCAGAAATTACATATCGATAGAATTATGACTTTAATGAATCATGAAATTAAAAACAGGATTTCTTACGAATTAAAACGCTTTGAAAAATCATATTCACTTTTGAATGCATATAACCCATTAAATGTATTGAATAAAGGTTACAGCATTATACAGGATGAAAATGAAAAGATTATAAGCTCTAAAAATTTGTTAAAGACGGAAAATGATGTAAAAATTACGTTAAAAGATGGAACTGTTGATGCACATATTACTTTGAAAGAATGA